Proteins encoded together in one Chelonoidis abingdonii isolate Lonesome George chromosome 1, CheloAbing_2.0, whole genome shotgun sequence window:
- the NHLH2 gene encoding helix-loop-helix protein 2, whose amino-acid sequence MMLSPDQAADSDHPSSAPSDPESLVGPDAKGLLGCCVSDPEPVEEGGGEGKGGGRAALHTQQLSREEKRRRRRATAKYRSAHATRERIRVEAFNLAFAELRKLLPTLPPDKKLSKIEILRLAICYISYLNHVLDV is encoded by the coding sequence atgATGCTCAGCCCGGACCAAGCGGCGGATTCCGATCACCCCTCCTCGGCTCCCTCGGACCCGGAGTCCCTGGTGGGGCCCGACGCcaaggggctgctgggctgctgcgTCTCGGACCCGGAGCCGGTGGAGGAGGGCGGCGGGGAGGGCAAGGGGGGCGGCCGGGCGGCCCTGCACACCCAGCAGCTGAGCCGCGAGGAGAAGCGGCGCCGGAGGAGGGCCACGGCCAAGTACCGCTCGGCCCACGCCACCCGCGAGCGGATCCGGGTGGAAGCCTTCAACTTGGCCTTTGCCGAACTGCGCAAGCTGCTGCCCACTCTGCCCCCGGACAAAAAACTCTCCAAGATCGAGATCCTGCGCCTGGCCATCTGCTACATCTCCTATCTCAACCACGTGCTGGACGTGTAG